Genomic window (Sediminispirochaeta smaragdinae DSM 11293):
GCATACCGCTCTTCAGTAAAGAGCTGGCGGAATTCACCTTTGCCAATTCTTCTCACTGGATAGCGGAGACAGATGAAAAAGGGGTTTACACCTTTACATCCGAACACGTTCACTATCTGTTGGGAAAGAGTCCTAATTATTTCATAGGAAAGAAAATAGATGATACGATACTGCCTGAAGACCGGCCAAAAGTCAGAACGATTCTAAAAAAACATCAAAATGAGGAAACAATAGAGAGTCATTATCTCAAGCGGATGTTCGGTGCCGACGGAGAGATAAAAATCATGGCCACCACCGTGGTCTCTCTTTTCGACCGGAAAGGTACATTGAGAGGATTGCGGGAAATCAGCAAGGATATAACGGCATCCTATCGAAAGAACAAAAAGATCAAGGCCATGGAGCAGAAGATTTCCGATTTGCAGGCGGCAGTCAGGATCATCCTCAGTGAAGAGTTCAGGCAGAAGGCAATACCTCCGAAAAACATCTCTCCGCTCATGCTTGTCGTTAACGCAGTCCTTCTTAATATAGAACACGACCCGGAGGAAATCCGAAACAAGAAAATAGCCTATCTAAAGGAGTTCTTCGCAAACCCCACGCACCTGCTTAACGATAGGCTCACGAGTCTGACGAGCAGAGAACTCCAGATAGCAGGACTGATTCGCGACGGCTACACATCAAAAGAGATCGCTTCCATTATGCATATGTCTTCGCGTACCGTCGAAAATTACCGCCAGTCAATCAGGAAAAAACTTGGTATCATCCACTCTTCCGTTAGCCTAAAGGAGACTTTGGAACAAATTTTCTCGGAAAACGCTACGTAAAAATTACCCTTACCAAAGTACTCTTAGCGTATACCGTTCAATTGCAAACCATATACTCCCAGTCTACAATTTTTGTAACTATCCGAAGGTATACTTTATCTCTTTTGCCAGGGAGGGCATATGTTCAAAAACATGAAGATAGGGACAAAGCTTGTCTCCATAAGCTTTGTCATTCTCGTACTGTCTCTCGGGGCGGTGGGCTACGTATCCATAAGCAAAGCAAGGGACGGGTTGCTCAATCTGGAATACGAGCAAATGAACTATCGTCTTGCGGAATTATCCGAAGCCATCGAGAACATCCTTACAACAGAACAAAAGGTTGTTATCGGTATCGGAACCAGTGCACAGATAAAGGACTGGGCCGCGACAAAAAGCAACGAAGCGATGGTCGTATTAAGTCGATATCTTCGGGAAATTGTAGACGACCATGATCTTGGCGGAAATTATCAATCGCTCTTTGTGACGGACGAAAAGGGAACTGCAGTGGCCTCCTCCGATGACGACGCCATTGGTCTCCAGCTGAGGGAAAGAGATTATTTCAAGAAGGCAAAGGAGGGTTCCGCTGCCTTTGGCCAGGTCATAGAGAATGTAATGACAAACGCTCCGGTCATACCCATTAGCGTTCCTCTCTACACAGATGGAGAGTTCAGGGGTGCTCTGGTTGCATTGGTAGACCTGTCGGTGTTGAAAGAGATGACGCTGGATGCCAAGATAGGTGAGACCGGATACGCCTTTATAACAGACTCCGAAGGAGTTATCATTGCCCATCCCGAGGAGAGCATCGTTTTTTCGACAAATGTGAGGGAACTTGCCGGCATGGAGCAAATCGCCGGAGAAATGGCGAACGGCGAAAGCGGCATCGATGAGTATTCTTTCGAAGGCGAGACAAAAACCGCCGGTTTTACTCCCATCAAACTTACCAATTGGTCCATAGCCCTGACCTTATCGAACGAGGAATTTCTCGCTCCGGTAGCCACCGTTACAAGGGCGATCATCATCATTGCGGCAGTCTCCTTGCTTATCGCCTTCTTCGCCTTTTTCTTCTTTTCCCGAAGCCTCACCAAACCGATCAACCAGGGGGTCGGCTTTGCCGATCAGATTGCAAGCGGCCAACTCGACGCACAATTGCATAATCGAAACAATGACGAGATAGGCAGGCTTGTAGGGGCCTTAACAAAGATGAAGGAGAATCTGATTCATACCATCTCGCAGGTCAAGCTATCCACATCGCAAGTATCTACGGGAAGTCAGCAGCTCAGCAGTACAGCCGAGCAACTTTCTCAAGGGGCCACGGAACAGGCCGCATCGGTAGAGGAGGTTTCCTCCTCTATGGAGGAGATGAGCGCAAACATCAGTCAGAATGCCGATAATGCGATGCAGACGGAAAAGATTGCAATCCAGGCCGCATCGGATGCGGAAGCGAGCGGGAATGCCGTTATGGAGGCGGTAAACGCCCTCAACCAGATTGCCGAAAAAATCACCATTATCGAAGAGATAGCGCGGCAGACAAACATGCTTTCGCTAAACGCTTCCATCGAAGCCGCAAGGGCGGGAGAGCACGGAAAGGGATTTGCCGTGGTCGCCGCAGAGGTAGGAAAACTTGCGGCAAGGAGCAAGAGTGCCGCCGGGGAAATAGGGAACCTCTCGACATCTTCGGTCGCGGTCGCCGACAAGGCACAGCAAATGCTGACAAAACTGGTACCCAATATTCATAAGACGGCCGAATTGGTCCAGGAGATCAGCGCGGCCAGCAGGGAACAGAGTAAGGGTGCGGAACAGATCAATGTGGCGATCAGTCAACTCGATGAGGTTATTCAGCAAAATGCCTCGGCTTCCGAAGAGATGGCATCGGTTGCCACCGAACTGAACAACCAGGCCCAGGAGCTGCAGAGGGCGATAGACTACTTTGTCATTGACGAACGTGAAAATACGAAGCGGGAGTACCCGATAGCAGTGGAGGCCCCCCGACAGGTCCCCAAACAGGCAATCAAGCACATAACGCGAAAAAATCCGGAAATGGAGACCGCCATCACACTTTCATCCAAGATCGATTCAGATGACTTTGAGCAGTTTTAAAAGGAGTGGAATATGAGTGAAGAACCTATCACCAGAACCTTTCTTACCTTCTCTCTGGCAGATGAGTCGTATGCAATCGATATTCACTGGGTGAGGGAGGTCCTTGCCTACCAAAAGGTGACACGGGTCCCCAGGGCGCCTGATATTCTTTCGGGAGTTATCAATATCCGGGGGAAAGTGATCCCTGTTATCGACCTAAGGCAAAACCTCCGGTTAGGCGAAAGTAAAACTCCCGGACAAAGTACATCGATCATTGTGCTTGAGATTAATCTCGAGGAAACCCTTTCCATGGGGATTATTGTAGACGATGTTCATGAGGTCATCGAAATTGAGAATGCCCAGATCCAGTCGACACAAAACATCCGCAACTTTCAGGACACAATGGTGGTCAAGGAGATAGCAAAGGAAGATGATAATCTCATTATGATTCTCGATCTTGAAGGCTTACTCGACCGCGATAGTCTCACCGTCATTGCCGGTTATGAAAATGAAAGCCATAGGGAATCCGGCCATTTAACGGGAAGCACCGCATCGGTATAAAAGCGGATACCTACGTTCTCATTCGCCGGGGAGCAGGCTGCCGATCTTCATGATCCGGGCAACCCGCTCTCCGGTCTCAACGAGTAATTCACGGCTTCGAGCCATTGCCTCCGTGAGTGGCATCGCCTTATTTACCGTGCTGATGACGGCATCGATACCAACATCGTACACCGCTTCGAAACCTTCACCGATGTCTCCGACCACTGCGACAACCGGGATGGGCCCACTCTTCTTGCTCCATGAGGCAACACCGGCGGGGACCTTTCCGAAAACGGTCTGCCGGTCGAGCTTTCCTTCACCGGTAAGGACAAGATCGGCATCTTTAACCAGTTCATCGAAACGCAAGATGGAGAGCACCGCATCGATACCTGTTTGGAGTTCCGCATCAAGAAAGCCGACTAAGCCGCCGCCGAGTCCTCCCGCCGCTCCGCTACCGGGAAGTTCCGCAATAGAGGGGCCAAGGTCCCGCTCGATGATCTCGGCACAGTGTGCCAATGCTGCATCAAGCTCTTTCACCATCGCTTCGGTGGCTCCCTTTTGCGGACCATAGGTTCTCGAGGCCCCTTTGGGACCGCAAAGAGGATTATTGACATCGCAGGCAACGGTAACCTGAAGATCGGCAATACGGGGATCCGCCTTCGAGGCGTCGATGCGGTCGAGGGCGGAGAGAGCTCCCCCTCCAAAGGGAAGTTCCTTCCCTGCTTTGTCTAAAAACGAAAAACCAAGGGCCTGGGCCATGCCGACCCCACAGTCGTTTGTCGCACTTCCTCCGATTCCGATGAAAAGTTCACGACATCCGGCATCAAGAGCAGCCTTAATGACCTCTCCTGTCCCATAGGTGGTGCTTAACATCGGGTTTCGCTCCTGTTCGTCTACAAGGGGAAGTCCCGATGCCTCCGCCATTTCTATTACCGCCCGACCGCCAGGAAGTAAACCGAATCGGGCATCCACGTTCTTTCCAAGAGGACCGGTAACCCTTATCGTCTTCATCGTCCCCGATGTAACCTCGAGAACCGCTTCGATAGTGCCCTCTCCCCCGTCGGCAATCGGCACGATATGGTAATCAGCCCTTGGGTAGATCCTTTTCATTCCCGAGACAATGGCCTCACACACCCTTCGGGAACTGTTACTACCCTTGAACGAATCGGTCGCAACGACAACTTTCATACGCGCTCCTTATTCTATTATCTATCGACGGTAAAAACGGTTCCGGTTTTGTTTGAAAAAAAGCCCTTACATGTTTTTGAAAAAAGGAGTTCCGCCTTCTCGCCGGTGCAGTGACACAGGCCAAGGGAGGAGATGGAAGCATCACACAGGTATTCACGTACGGCATCAAGGTGCTCATCGTCCGCTTCCACCAAATGGGCTCCGCCCAAGACGGCAAAAAGAGGGAGAGAGAAATATTGCTTCACAGCATCAAGCATGTTGCACATTCCGGGATGGGAACAGCCGAGCAAGACCACTAAACCCGAGCCGGTTTCGATAACAAGCAGGATCTCGTCGGAAAAGGTATCGGCCTTCATCCTGCCGTCGAGCTCAAGGGCAAAACGTTCGGGAATCTTCTCTTCTGCATGGATACGAGGGAAACGGCTCACGGCATGGATTCCCGGCACGATTTCCGTAACAGCCCTGTCGATGACAGTATGCGAGATATCGTGCTGCCGAATATATTCGGGACCAAAATCACAACCGAGAAACCGGGGGACCTGCTGCCGGACATCGTATTTCGCGTGGAAAAACCCCGCGCCTGTCCAGAGGTGAAATGAATTGGTCAGTGTACAAAGAGAGCGAAAACCTCCGGCATGGTCATAGTGACCGTGGCTTAAAAGCACATGGTCAAGCTTCCGCACATTTATCCGCAAGGCGTCGGCATTGTCAAGAAACAGACCGGATTGTCCGGTATCAAAAAGCAGCGTTCTTCCCTGATACTCTATATAAAAGGAGAGCCCGTGCTCATGTCGTAATTCCTTCCGAACACCTTCCCTGTCTTCCACTAATGTCGTTATCCGTAATGCCATCATCTGTATTGTCTGCATAATTATTTTTGACGTCAAGCCATGGCAATAAAAAAGGCCTGCGGATTACCGCAGGCCGATGACGGACGTTCGTATCACACTATTTCGAGCAAACGACATCCCGCATTCCGTCCGTTGAAAGGGCATATGCACGACGCTTTAGTTCCTCAGTGTTATAATCCTCGGCGGGATTATCGCCGAACAGTCCCAGGCGAAACATGGTTTCGGCATTCAAGACGGCCGCGCCGGCAGCCCCCCTTACGGTATTGTGTCCCATGATGACCATACGGTAGTCGAGTACATTGCAGGGACGAAGGCGGCCTACAACGGTAGCCATTCCCTTTTCAAGCCATACATCCCGGGAAGGCTGAGGCCTGTCGGCATCATCCATCATAAGGATCGGATGGTCGGGAGCAGAGGGCAATTTGAGCTCCTGGGGCAGTCCTCGAAAACCGGCCATGACGCTTCGAAGCTCCTCAAGACTCGCCTTCTTCTTAAGAGAAAACGAGACAGTCTCGGTATGGCCGTCCACCACAGGAACCCGGTTACATTGCGCGCTGACCACAAAGTCCGCATCAACAACCTTCCCATCCGCCAGGGTGCCGAGAATCTTTTGCGATTCGATCTCCATCTTTTCCTCTTCCCCTCCGATGTAGGGGATGATATTACCGAGGATATCATACGATGCGACACCGGGATAACCGGCACCCGAGATGGCTTGCATGGTGGTAACCTGAACCGCCTCCACGCCAAAGGTCTCGTGAAGAGGGGCAAGGGCCATGGCCAGAAACATCGTTGAGCAGTTCGAATTGGTAATGATGGCACCGTCCCATTTCTGACCGGCAATAAGGCTCAGATGATCGGGATTAATCTCAGGAATGACCAGAGGGACATCCTCTTCCATCCGGTGATTTTTCGAATTGCTGATAACGACATGTCCGAGCCTGGCATACCGCTCTTCGGCAGCTCCGGCAACAGAGGAATCAAGCCCTGAAAAAAGTACGGGACTATCCAGTGTATCTTCAAGGCTTTTAACCTGCATATCGGCAATATACCCCGGAATCGGAGTGTTCTGTTTCCACGCACACGCATCGACATACCGCTTTCCTGCCGAACGCTCCGAAGCAACAAGTTCGGCAACCTCAAAATAGGGGTGATCGGTCAGCAGGGTGATAAACTTCTGCCCCACAGTTCCGGTAGCTCCAAGGATTGCAACCCTCATTTTGCTGTTCATGATCCACCTCCAAAGGGGATTTGTTATTATAATAACAAAGTGTTACTATATGCTCGTAATGTTATGATAAGGGGAGATTTGTGTCAAGTAGCCTGAATCATTAATTGAAACAATATATAGTGTCCGGAATCGTGGTGATTCCTTTACCTTTAAGCCCATGCATAAGAAGGCAGATAGCCAATCATCCACCGTAAGGACGTGGGAATGCACCTGCCCCACAGCTCCCTCCCACCACGATTTCGGACAGTAGTTTAAAAAAACGCAGCAGAGATCAGAAAAATCGCCACCCCATGGGTAACGCAGGAAGGAAGAACACCATACCGGCTACCGACTATCCCGGCAATCACCCCCTCCCACAGAACAAAAAGGAGCAGGGGTAAGGAAAGCCCCGATCCGGTCAAAGAAAGAGGCAAATACGAGAAGGCAAAAAGGATACCGGAACTCACACCGGCAAGCAGGGATGATTGATGATCTTTCAGAAAGGCAAGGAGATAACCACGGAATAAGCCCTCTTCGATGAAGGCCAGCGACAGCGACAGACATAAAAGAGGAAGAGCCATGTCTACACGGAATTCGGGCCCAATGGCCTCTGTGCCTCCTTTCGCCTGGAGGAAAAGCAGGGGAGCAGCCACACAGAATCCAGCCAAAAGGCCTACAAAAATCCCCGCACCCCGGTCGTTTGAGAAAAAACGACAACGATCACGGTTCTCCCTATCGAAGGCAAGGAACACAAGCATCGCCGCGAAAAAGAGCAGCGAAAGCAATACAAGTAACAAGGCATCATCGGTAAACAGGAAGCGAAGGACGCCGCCCTCGGTCGAAGGAAACCAAAAACCAAGGCTTGCCATGACATCACGGCAGACAACAAATCCGACTATATAAAGAACCACTCGGCCAAAAGCCGGCGGCCTGGAAAAAGCAAGGGAGAGCAGGAGCAGGAGAAAGGCAGGCCATATTCTTCCGAGGTATTCCACAAAAAGGTGAAAAGAATTCATCATAATTTTGATAATATTATTTTTCTGCCTTTGACAGAAGAGCCCTTCTGTTATATTATTCAATTAAACAATTGCTTAATTGTTCAACTATTTAATAAGGAGTCTGATATGACCGGATGTTCCGGAGAGCGAACAGATATATGCGACCAATACTGCCCAACCTGCCCTGAACGAGCAGAGTTCCTTCGGGAAAAGCTGCTGGATGTGGCGGGGCTATCCGAACTTTTTAAGGTTTTGGGCGATGAAACCCGGACACGGATCATCTATCTTCTTTCAATAAACGAACTATGCGTTTGCGATCTGTCCGATCTGCTGGAAATGAGCCTGCCCGCGGTGAGTCACCACCTTCGCCTTTTAAAGACCATGCGTCTTGTTCGGTATCGACGAGATGGAAAGCAGGTATTTTATCGCCTCGACGATGAACATGTCGAGCAGCTCATAAAGGTTGCACGCGATCACTTTGCAGAGGAGCGCTGATACATCCATGGAGAAAATCAAACACATACACCCCCACCCCGCCGCAGATGCCGGTTGTCCTACCGGAAGCTGTCCCCACTGTTCCGGACATGATCACAGTTTTGAAGAGGCTTCCCCAAAGGCGGAGGCAATACGGCTGACTATCTCCCTTATTTTCTTCGCCCTAGGGATCATATTTCGAAGCAAGCTTCAGGCAAGCCCCTACCGTATCGGTGAATATGTAATCTTTCTTATCCCATACCTTACCGTAGGGTACGGGGTCATTCTGTCGGCACTGCGAAACCTTATCAACGGTAAGCTTTTCGACGAGAATTTTCTCATGACCGTTGCAACCTTCGGGGCTATCGCCTTGGGAGAAATGCCGGAAGCGGCGGCAGTCATGCTATTCTACACCATCGGCGAGATGTTTCAGGAGAGAGCGGCCTCTTCCGCCAGGCGCTCCATTCAAGCCCTTACCGATATTCGTCCCGACACAACCTATCTTGTATCCGACAGCCAGGGGTCAGATCCGAGGAAAACCGATCCTCTTTTGGTGGAGCCGGGTTCGCTGGTTCTTGTACGGCCGGGGGAAAGGGTCCCCCTTGACGGCATCATTGTATCGGGGAATTCTTTTTTCGATACCTCGGCACTGACCGGTGAATCGGTTCCGGTCAGAGTGGAGCCCGGCAGCCAGGCACTTGCCGGTTCGGTAAACGGACAGGGCTTGCTTATCATAGAAACCACCGCCCGCTACGGAGATTCATCCCTGGCCAGGATCATCAAGCTCGTAGAGGAGGCTGCCGAGCGTAAGGCCCCGACCGAACGCTTTATAACCCGCTTTGCAAGGGTCTACACACCTGCCGTGGTAGGAGCTGCATTGCTCATAGCCCTCCTTCCTCCCCTTTTGCTCGCCGATGCCTCCTTTGCAGAGTGGATTCGCAGGGCCCTTATCCTGCTGGTCGTATCATGCCCCTGTGCTCTGGTTATATCGATACCCCTAGGGTATTTCGGAGGAATAGGAGGCGCCTCTGCCGCAGGTATCCTGATCAAGGGAGCCAACTATCTGGAAACCCTGGCGGAACTTGATACCGTTGTATTTGATAAGACAGGGACCCTCACCGAAGGGGTATTCGAGGTATCCGGCGTCTATCCAGAGAAGGGATACAGCAGGGAAGAGCTTCTTGGCCTGGCAGCCTTTGCGGAATCCCATTCAAATCACCCGATTGCGGGAGCAATCCGCAGGGCAGCGGAAACCATTCCTTCGGAATTTCGTATCGATGCCTCACTCAACACGTTTGAAGAGATAGCGGGAAAAGGAGTCAGGGCCGAGTGGTTGGGAAAGCCCCTCCTGGCGGGTAATCAGACGTTGCTGAGGGAAAACAATATTCCTTCGCCTCCCCCCGTGGAGAAGGACAAGGGTGAGGCCGCAAGCAGCGTACTCATCGCCTACGGAGAAAACTATATAGGAACGATAGCCGTAAGCGACAGGATCCGCGAAGATGCCGCAGGGCTTGTCACTGCGCTCCACGGTAAAGGGATACGCCACACCGTTATGCTTACCGGCGACAGCGAAACAGGGGCAAAGGCTGTCGCAGAAAAACTGGGTTTGGATAGCTATTACGCAAAGCTTCTTCCTGATGAGAAACTCTCGAAGCTTGAAGAGATTATGGCCTCTCCCCGGACTTACAAGCGCACCGCTTTCGTAGGCGACGGCATCAACGACGCTCCGGTCCTCAGCAGAGCGGATGTGGGAATCGCCATGGGCGGGATAGGCTCCGATGCAGCCATCGAAGCGGCGGATGTTGTTCTCATGGATGATAAGCCGTCGAATCTTGCAACAGCAATTACCGGAGCAAAGCGAACGAGAGGGGTTGTGCTTCAGAATATCATCTTCTCGCTCGGCATCAAAGGACTTGTCATCCTGCTGGGAATCTTCGGCCTTGCGTCCATGTGGATGGCGATTTTTGCCGACGTCGGTGTGGCGCTCCTTGCCATTCTTAACTCAACCAGGGTTTTGAAGATGTTCAAAGCGTAAATGATTACCTCTTAGCCCGGTTCTATGATAGAATGCGGGCGAGGTTGTGCATGAAACCACAGAAACAGGGGGGAAAGGTGCTTCCGTCCCTCTTGATTGCCTTCCTTGCCCTCGCAGTAATAGGAATGTTCGCGGTCCATTGTGCGAGCTTGAAGAAAGAGGCAAGGACGCTGGTTCGGCTGGATACCCTTCGAGGCCTGACACAGCGGATTATCCATCTGGAGCTTTCCGGCAAGAATACCTTGCCTCTTATCGGCCAAGCGGATCTGATATTTGCCTCCGCTCCGGAGTCGGCCAGAAACGAGTGGGAAGGGCTGAAAGCGGATCTCCGCCGTTACCATACAGCAACGCAAATGGAGCAAGCTTTGATAGCGACTTCCATTACGCAATCGGGAGAACTGATCTGGCAGGAATTGGATCCCGACCGGATTCCCGGCAGCTCAATCTTGCAGGATCGGCAGGAATGGTACTGGGCGATAGTGGCGGCTGTGGGAACGGCGGCTATCCTCTTCCTGGTTCTTTTTTCACGGCATTTCACACCTTCGCAGAATTACCGCCAGCCTTTGAGAGACGAACAAACAGGATGTTACAGCCGTAACTATTTCTATACGAAGCTTCAAAGCGAGATTACCAGGGCCGAGCGCTATGGGCTTCCGCTTTCGCTTATCATCTTTGATATCGATCACTTCAGGCAGTTGAACGAAGCATACGGCCGGACGATCGGTGACGGCCTTTTAAAGCGTTTGGCCAATCTTGTCGCCTCGCTGCTTCGTGACAGCGATATCTTCGGCCGCACGGGAGGCGAGGAGTTTGCCGTCGTGGTCCCGCACACGGACGAAAACTCAACAGCCGTACTTGCGGAAAAACTCAGAGGCGCGATAGAAGGCTTTCCTTTCGATCTTCCGATGAAGGTCACCTGTAGTTTTGGTATCACATCGTTCAAAAAGGGAGAGAGTTGGCAAGATTTCTTCTCACGGGCCGATGAGGGGCTCCTCCTTGCAAAACAAGAGGGGCGCAACAGAGTCTCCATAGCAGTATAACCGGCCGTTGAAGCAACCGCGCCTTTTTTTGCGTGTAGGTTGTGTCATGAAAGTCGAAGAATCACGAATACCGATCATGTCTCTTCCCGCGGAAGAGCGGCCTCGGGAACGGCTTAGCGCCTTCGGGCCGTCGACCCTCTCCGATAAAGAACTCCTTACCATTATCCTCGGTTCCGGGATCAAGGGAAACGATGTGGGGCACCTTGCCTCGGCCCTGTTGAAGCTACTTGATACCAGCGATCTGCATTGTACCGTAGACCAAATCAGAACGATACCCGGTATTGGTCGAGCAAAGGCGGCTCTTGTTGCCGCAGCGCTGGAATTCTCACGGAGACGATTTGTACCGGCAAAAAATAAAATCACTTCGCCGGCTGATGTTCTCCCACTGGTCCGCCATCTTGCAGACAGGCCTCAGGAGCAATTTCTCGCCCTTTCTCTCAATGGGGCCCATGAGGTTATCAAGTTGCGGATAATCTCGGTCGGTCTGGTAAATCGGACACTGGTTCATCCCCGTGAAATCTTTGCAGGCTGTGTAAAAGATAGGGCTGCAGCCCTTATCTGTGCCCACAACCACCCATCAGGGAACCTGCAACCGAGCGCGGAGGACCACGAGGTCACCCGACGCCTCACAGCATCGGGTGAAATTCTCGGAATCCCCTTAATTGATCATATCATCTTTACACAAGAAGGCTATTATAGCTTCCTCGAGCACGACGGACTGGGCCAATAGCAGCCGGCCCCTGCATCTGTCGTCCTGGCTTCAGAATATCAACAAGCCTGCGTGATAGGCAAGGAACCCGGCAACAAAGGAGGAAATGGTGTAGTACAGCGAACAGCAAAGGGTCCACCGAAGAGACTTTGTTTCCGAGTAGATGGTTGCAACCGTCCCGATACAGGGAATAGAGAAGAAGAAGGCGAATATGAAGGCCAATGCGGAGGCCGGAGAAATCGAAGAGACAAGGCTTCCCACCAATGCAGCCTGTTCGTAGCCGCCAGTCCCGGCGACAAAGAGGGTGGTGATCGATGCAACCCCTCCGCTTATTCCATACAATACGGCAAGAACGGAAAGGGAGGCCTCTTTGG
Coding sequences:
- a CDS encoding GGDEF domain-containing protein; its protein translation is MKPQKQGGKVLPSLLIAFLALAVIGMFAVHCASLKKEARTLVRLDTLRGLTQRIIHLELSGKNTLPLIGQADLIFASAPESARNEWEGLKADLRRYHTATQMEQALIATSITQSGELIWQELDPDRIPGSSILQDRQEWYWAIVAAVGTAAILFLVLFSRHFTPSQNYRQPLRDEQTGCYSRNYFYTKLQSEITRAERYGLPLSLIIFDIDHFRQLNEAYGRTIGDGLLKRLANLVASLLRDSDIFGRTGGEEFAVVVPHTDENSTAVLAEKLRGAIEGFPFDLPMKVTCSFGITSFKKGESWQDFFSRADEGLLLAKQEGRNRVSIAV
- a CDS encoding heavy metal translocating P-type ATPase produces the protein MEKIKHIHPHPAADAGCPTGSCPHCSGHDHSFEEASPKAEAIRLTISLIFFALGIIFRSKLQASPYRIGEYVIFLIPYLTVGYGVILSALRNLINGKLFDENFLMTVATFGAIALGEMPEAAAVMLFYTIGEMFQERAASSARRSIQALTDIRPDTTYLVSDSQGSDPRKTDPLLVEPGSLVLVRPGERVPLDGIIVSGNSFFDTSALTGESVPVRVEPGSQALAGSVNGQGLLIIETTARYGDSSLARIIKLVEEAAERKAPTERFITRFARVYTPAVVGAALLIALLPPLLLADASFAEWIRRALILLVVSCPCALVISIPLGYFGGIGGASAAGILIKGANYLETLAELDTVVFDKTGTLTEGVFEVSGVYPEKGYSREELLGLAAFAESHSNHPIAGAIRRAAETIPSEFRIDASLNTFEEIAGKGVRAEWLGKPLLAGNQTLLRENNIPSPPPVEKDKGEAASSVLIAYGENYIGTIAVSDRIREDAAGLVTALHGKGIRHTVMLTGDSETGAKAVAEKLGLDSYYAKLLPDEKLSKLEEIMASPRTYKRTAFVGDGINDAPVLSRADVGIAMGGIGSDAAIEAADVVLMDDKPSNLATAITGAKRTRGVVLQNIIFSLGIKGLVILLGIFGLASMWMAIFADVGVALLAILNSTRVLKMFKA
- the radC gene encoding RadC family protein, yielding MKVEESRIPIMSLPAEERPRERLSAFGPSTLSDKELLTIILGSGIKGNDVGHLASALLKLLDTSDLHCTVDQIRTIPGIGRAKAALVAAALEFSRRRFVPAKNKITSPADVLPLVRHLADRPQEQFLALSLNGAHEVIKLRIISVGLVNRTLVHPREIFAGCVKDRAAALICAHNHPSGNLQPSAEDHEVTRRLTASGEILGIPLIDHIIFTQEGYYSFLEHDGLGQ